A stretch of the TM7 phylum sp. oral taxon 349 genome encodes the following:
- the recF gene encoding DNA replication and repair protein RecF (All proteins in this family for which functions are known are DNA-binding proteins that assist the filamentation of RecA onto DNA for the initiation of recombination or recombinational repair.), protein MRITRLTVQNIRVHDTKTLDFVTNPTLITGANGSGKTSLIEAIYIALRGKSFRGSDLAVCRYGTDFYRIVLETDTFTYRVQYGTVGTRKTRQFVIDDKKYARLPYKLKYPIVLFEPEDLRIINGSPQRRRQLVDTLIQQYDPHYSSQLSRYERALQQRNKLLKDPSVTRDALFPWNVLLSDYGAAIIAKRQAVAAIFHERITALYRQIAHNDDSVSITYSHNDAVTLQQLLRQYEEKFDYDRVAGATSVGPHRHDIHIIFNRVPAAQAASRGECRTIVLAMKFIEAEYIEQQSGMSPIILLDDVFGELDEQRQHALLAEFKTNQVVMTSTVNVI, encoded by the coding sequence ATGCGCATTACTCGGCTAACAGTCCAAAATATCCGCGTACACGATACGAAGACGCTTGATTTTGTAACAAACCCGACGCTGATAACGGGTGCAAATGGCAGCGGTAAAACGTCGCTCATTGAAGCAATCTATATCGCATTGCGCGGCAAATCGTTCCGTGGCAGCGACCTGGCGGTATGCCGCTACGGGACGGATTTTTACCGTATTGTGCTTGAAACTGATACATTTACCTATCGCGTCCAGTATGGTACGGTCGGCACTCGTAAGACCCGCCAGTTTGTCATTGACGATAAAAAATACGCGCGCTTGCCCTATAAACTAAAGTATCCAATCGTATTGTTTGAGCCGGAAGACCTACGGATTATTAACGGCTCGCCGCAGCGCCGCCGCCAGCTTGTTGATACGCTGATCCAGCAATATGACCCGCATTACAGCAGCCAGCTTAGTCGGTATGAGCGTGCTTTGCAGCAACGAAACAAGCTATTGAAAGATCCTAGCGTGACGCGCGATGCGCTATTTCCGTGGAATGTGCTGTTGAGCGATTATGGTGCGGCAATTATTGCAAAGCGCCAAGCGGTTGCGGCGATATTTCATGAACGTATTACTGCACTATATCGGCAGATTGCACATAATGACGATTCGGTGTCAATCACATATTCGCATAATGATGCAGTGACGTTGCAACAGCTTCTGCGTCAGTATGAGGAAAAATTTGATTACGACCGCGTAGCAGGCGCTACAAGCGTTGGTCCGCACCGACATGATATTCATATCATCTTTAATCGCGTACCGGCAGCACAGGCGGCATCACGCGGTGAATGCCGGACGATTGTACTGGCGATGAAGTTTATTGAAGCGGAATATATTGAGCAGCAGTCTGGTATGTCGCCAATTATACTCCTTGATGATGTGTTTGGTGAGCTTGACGAACAGCGCCAGCATGCGCTACTCGCTGAGTTTAAGACAAATCAGGTGGTGATGACAAGCACAGTGAATGTTATTTAG
- the dnaN gene encoding DNA polymerase III subunit beta, with protein sequence MELSVTQENFARALSIVGRVASNRTGLPILSNILLRTDGTRLLVAATNLEIAATCYVGAKVVRQGDITLPARLVSDYVGSLPKGTIELSSKGTSMTISSGNYSSIMTGVDATEFPELPSIDEKQAVTYTIAEADFKQAISQTIITTSNDTSRPVLTGVYWHTDGGQLYLAGTDGYRLAQRRLFETTSEIAAIVPTTSLQEVLRTISDATESVEVLFDDTQVRFRVGEAEITSRLIEGSYPNYQQLIPKTSDVTATLASGEFSRIVKVASLFARDSGGSVTVTIDSEKQQLSIHSIASELGENTSTASAEVAGDGNITLNSRYIADALNVIDGDSVQFRFSGKLSPCVLTAAEEAPNYTHIIMPLKS encoded by the coding sequence ATGGAACTCTCAGTCACACAAGAAAATTTCGCACGTGCATTGTCGATTGTTGGCCGCGTTGCAAGCAATCGAACAGGCTTACCGATTCTTAGTAACATTTTGTTGCGTACCGATGGCACACGGCTATTAGTAGCAGCAACAAATCTTGAAATTGCGGCGACGTGCTATGTTGGCGCAAAAGTTGTGAGGCAAGGCGATATTACCTTGCCTGCCCGGCTCGTTAGCGATTACGTTGGCAGCTTGCCAAAAGGTACGATTGAATTATCAAGTAAAGGAACGTCAATGACGATCTCATCTGGTAACTATTCGTCAATCATGACAGGCGTTGATGCAACGGAGTTTCCCGAGCTGCCATCAATTGATGAAAAGCAGGCCGTTACGTATACTATTGCCGAAGCTGACTTCAAGCAGGCGATTAGCCAAACGATCATTACGACAAGCAATGATACGTCGCGGCCAGTGCTAACTGGCGTATATTGGCACACTGATGGCGGACAGCTATATCTGGCGGGTACAGACGGGTATCGTTTAGCGCAGCGCCGCTTATTTGAAACAACAAGTGAGATTGCGGCAATCGTGCCAACAACGAGTTTACAGGAAGTATTACGTACGATTTCAGATGCAACTGAGTCGGTTGAAGTGCTGTTTGACGATACGCAGGTGCGATTTCGTGTCGGCGAAGCAGAAATTACGAGTCGGCTGATTGAAGGCAGCTACCCGAATTACCAGCAGCTTATTCCAAAAACATCTGACGTAACTGCAACGCTTGCGAGCGGCGAATTTTCGCGCATTGTAAAGGTTGCTAGCCTATTCGCACGCGATTCCGGCGGGAGCGTTACTGTGACAATTGACAGCGAAAAGCAGCAGCTTAGTATTCATTCAATTGCAAGCGAACTTGGCGAAAATACAAGCACGGCGAGCGCCGAGGTGGCAGGCGATGGCAACATCACGCTAAATTCGCGCTACATCGCTGACGCGCTCAACGTGATTGATGGAGATTCTGTCCAGTTTCGATTTAGCGGTAAGTTGTCGCCATGCGTGCTAACCGCTGCCGAAGAAGCGCCAAATTACACCCATATCATTATGCCACTTAAGAGCTAG
- the dnaA gene encoding chromosomal replication initiator protein DnaA: protein MRDSLWQSVLGELELSVPHASFKIWFKDTELLEYNDKVVTIGVMNVFCKTQLEKRFDKQIREVLAHNNLTAPTIEYKVKKEKKKILSRETTHDTAKNNRLRELVATPSSIRGKASHAHETLNPRYTFETFVVGSCNDLAYTACQAAAVSPGTKYNPLFIYGGVGLGKTHLIQAVGNEIIKNDPNMKVAYISTETFMKEFLEAVRFKKAGFSDKYRKMDVLIVDDIQFIAGREKTQEEFFHTFNTLHQANRQIIISSDKPPRSIPTLTERLRSRFEWGMAIDIQMPDFETRCVIIETKAALSGIQLERGTIEYLAQNIKTNVRELEGALNQLLAYAEMRGVPPDTATAEGLLGNVRQSRPQHLTARQIIDKTARHFQIDSKEMCSSKRDKHIVVPRQIAMYLLRSELHMSFPRIAQELGRKDHTTAIHSVDKIERAIKLDFLIREQVVEIREKLYA from the coding sequence ATGAGAGATTCATTATGGCAAAGCGTGCTCGGCGAGCTGGAGCTGTCGGTGCCGCATGCAAGCTTTAAAATATGGTTTAAAGACACTGAATTGCTTGAGTACAACGACAAGGTTGTTACTATCGGCGTTATGAATGTTTTTTGCAAAACACAACTTGAGAAAAGGTTCGACAAACAGATCCGCGAAGTGCTTGCACATAACAATTTAACCGCACCAACAATCGAGTATAAAGTAAAGAAAGAAAAGAAGAAAATACTGAGCCGCGAAACGACACACGACACCGCGAAAAATAATCGTTTGCGTGAACTCGTTGCTACGCCTTCGTCAATACGTGGCAAAGCCTCGCATGCTCATGAAACGCTTAACCCGCGCTACACCTTCGAAACCTTTGTTGTCGGCTCGTGTAACGACCTCGCCTACACCGCCTGCCAAGCAGCAGCCGTCTCCCCCGGTACAAAGTACAACCCGCTCTTTATTTACGGCGGCGTCGGCTTAGGTAAAACACACTTAATTCAAGCGGTCGGTAACGAAATCATCAAGAATGACCCGAACATGAAAGTTGCTTACATCAGTACCGAGACCTTCATGAAAGAGTTCTTAGAGGCGGTTCGATTCAAGAAAGCCGGCTTTTCCGATAAATACCGCAAGATGGATGTCTTAATTGTCGACGATATTCAGTTTATTGCTGGCAGGGAAAAAACTCAGGAAGAGTTTTTTCATACATTTAATACGCTTCATCAGGCAAACAGACAAATTATCATCAGCAGCGACAAGCCTCCGCGTAGCATTCCGACGCTTACCGAGCGTTTACGCAGCCGATTTGAATGGGGTATGGCAATTGATATTCAGATGCCTGATTTTGAAACGCGCTGCGTTATCATTGAAACAAAGGCGGCGTTATCCGGTATTCAACTAGAACGCGGAACAATTGAATATCTAGCGCAAAATATTAAAACGAATGTACGAGAACTTGAAGGCGCGCTCAACCAGCTACTCGCCTACGCCGAGATGCGCGGCGTACCGCCCGACACAGCTACCGCCGAAGGGCTGCTCGGTAATGTCCGCCAAAGCCGTCCGCAGCATCTCACTGCCCGGCAGATTATCGACAAGACAGCACGCCACTTCCAAATTGACAGCAAAGAAATGTGTTCAAGCAAGCGCGATAAGCACATCGTCGTACCGCGGCAAATTGCGATGTACCTACTCCGCAGCGAATTGCATATGAGTTTTCCGCGCATCGCCCAAGAGCTCGGACGCAAAGATCATACTACTGCAATTCATTCGGTCGACAAAATTGAGCGGGCAATTAAACTTGATTTCTTGATCCGCGAGCAAGTCGTTGAAATTCGGGAGAAGTTGTATGCCTAA
- the rpmH gene encoding 50S ribosomal protein L34 — protein MPKRTYQPHTRHRAKTHGYRARRATKAGRAVLKRRQAKGRARIAL, from the coding sequence ATGCCAAAGCGAACATATCAACCACACACTCGCCACCGCGCGAAAACGCACGGTTATCGTGCACGCCGGGCGACTAAAGCTGGACGCGCCGTACTCAAGCGCCGCCAGGCGAAAGGTCGCGCTCGGATTGCGCTCTAA
- the rnpA gene encoding ribonuclease P protein component gives MLAVTYRFHGHGSLGYLYRNGRAIRSRCLTVKYIANPRRKYPRFAVVVSKKIYKSAVRRNRIRRRVYECIRRELPNLSNAGDLAVIVTNAEVLTMPAAELDSLVVQLLHQACS, from the coding sequence ATGCTTGCAGTAACTTATCGATTCCACGGACATGGCAGCCTTGGTTATCTTTATCGTAACGGGAGAGCAATTCGTTCGCGTTGCTTGACGGTAAAATACATCGCTAATCCGCGCCGAAAATATCCGCGGTTTGCGGTAGTAGTGAGTAAAAAGATATATAAATCGGCTGTTCGGCGCAACCGAATCCGTCGCCGCGTGTACGAATGCATTCGCCGGGAATTGCCAAATTTATCAAACGCTGGCGATCTAGCGGTGATTGTTACAAACGCCGAAGTATTGACGATGCCTGCCGCTGAGCTTGATTCGCTTGTTGTGCAGCTGCTGCACCAGGCATGTTCTTAA
- the yidC gene encoding membrane protein insertase YidC → MFETIVVNPIFNALMLIYSAVPGGDFGVALIIFTIIVRLLMYPLVKNQLHQTKAMRKLQPELAKIKKNAQGNKQIEALQQMELYKRYGIKPLRSILILIIQLPIFIALFQVIRVITLHRDQVAQHIYEPFKHIDAIKAVIEHPENFNHTMLGFIDLTKTTFSNGSVDLVLLALAVISALTQYVMSRQTMPADSKGKKLRDLMAEAADGKQADPSEMSSAMTRGMMKFMPIMMFMIMVGLPGALALYYTISNLSAVAQQHYLLKKDVGELDEIADEAIKTKKSSTKGAKNQRKKTGAERAKQAREGHVTRIKAKG, encoded by the coding sequence TTGTTTGAAACGATCGTAGTAAATCCGATTTTTAATGCACTGATGCTTATCTATAGCGCCGTGCCTGGCGGCGACTTCGGCGTTGCGCTCATTATTTTTACGATTATTGTACGCCTATTGATGTATCCGCTTGTAAAAAACCAGCTGCACCAAACAAAAGCAATGCGCAAATTGCAGCCGGAACTAGCGAAAATTAAGAAAAACGCCCAGGGCAATAAACAAATTGAAGCGTTGCAGCAGATGGAGTTGTACAAGCGCTACGGTATTAAACCACTGCGCTCCATTCTCATTTTAATTATTCAGCTGCCGATTTTTATCGCATTGTTCCAAGTGATACGCGTTATTACCCTGCACCGCGATCAGGTAGCACAGCATATTTATGAGCCGTTTAAGCACATCGACGCAATTAAAGCAGTGATTGAACATCCCGAGAACTTTAATCATACAATGCTTGGGTTTATTGATTTGACGAAAACAACGTTTAGCAACGGTAGCGTTGATTTGGTGCTCCTTGCTCTAGCGGTGATTTCGGCACTGACGCAGTATGTTATGTCGAGACAAACTATGCCGGCAGATAGCAAAGGCAAAAAACTGCGCGATCTTATGGCGGAGGCAGCAGACGGCAAACAAGCTGACCCGAGCGAGATGAGCAGCGCAATGACGCGCGGCATGATGAAATTTATGCCGATTATGATGTTTATGATTATGGTGGGATTACCAGGCGCGCTTGCGCTCTATTACACGATTTCAAACTTATCGGCAGTAGCACAACAACACTATCTCTTGAAAAAAGATGTTGGCGAACTTGACGAAATTGCCGACGAAGCGATAAAAACCAAAAAAAGCTCGACAAAAGGAGCAAAAAATCAGCGCAAGAAAACAGGCGCCGAACGCGCAAAACAGGCGCGCGAGGGTCATGTCACGCGGATAAAAGCGAAAGGATAG
- a CDS encoding single-stranded DNA-binding protein — translation MDREESVEFARKLVEDIVSFFGENIAVEAHIEDDMIALAVESSDLNSILIGHNAETLRSLQYIVMTALHNKGAALTHAVVDVANYKKQREEKVAEKARGWIEEVRRSGDSHIAHINAADRRIVHRVATEYSDIRTHSEGEGRDRYIVIAQASS, via the coding sequence ATGGATCGAGAAGAATCAGTTGAATTTGCACGCAAGCTCGTTGAGGATATTGTGTCGTTTTTCGGCGAAAATATTGCCGTTGAAGCGCATATTGAAGACGATATGATTGCGCTCGCCGTTGAAAGTAGCGATTTGAACAGCATCCTAATCGGGCATAATGCCGAAACATTGCGTAGTCTTCAATATATTGTGATGACAGCGCTTCATAATAAAGGTGCAGCGCTTACGCACGCTGTTGTTGACGTTGCAAACTATAAAAAACAACGTGAAGAGAAAGTTGCCGAAAAAGCGCGCGGTTGGATTGAAGAAGTGCGCCGCAGCGGCGACTCGCACATTGCGCACATCAATGCTGCCGACCGCCGAATCGTGCACCGCGTCGCTACTGAATATAGCGATATTCGTACCCATTCCGAAGGCGAAGGGCGCGATCGCTACATCGTGATTGCACAGGCTAGTTCATGA
- a CDS encoding LemA family protein, with protein MTGVLLVVLLVVIVAVVAIAGALIAMYNGLVKLNIKVEEAWSGITVQLKRRADMIPNLVETVKGYAAHEKGVFEKVTEARASIMNATTPHDAAKADGELTSALKSLFAVSENYPELKASQNFTDLQNQITDTEDKIAASRRFYNAVVTQFNTKRKVFPTNIFAGMLGFHTDKEFFDVSESERAAVEQPVNVKF; from the coding sequence ATGACAGGTGTATTGTTAGTAGTTTTGCTCGTTGTTATTGTGGCGGTTGTAGCGATTGCCGGCGCACTGATCGCAATGTATAACGGACTCGTTAAGCTTAATATTAAAGTTGAAGAAGCATGGAGCGGCATCACGGTGCAATTGAAGCGGCGCGCCGATATGATTCCAAACTTAGTAGAAACTGTTAAAGGTTACGCTGCACACGAAAAAGGCGTATTTGAAAAAGTTACCGAGGCGCGCGCGTCAATTATGAACGCAACGACGCCGCATGATGCTGCTAAAGCAGACGGCGAGCTAACAAGCGCCCTTAAGAGCCTGTTTGCGGTCTCAGAAAATTACCCAGAGTTGAAAGCGTCGCAGAACTTCACGGATCTGCAAAATCAGATTACAGACACGGAAGATAAGATTGCGGCATCACGCCGGTTCTACAATGCGGTCGTTACGCAATTCAACACTAAACGCAAAGTATTCCCAACAAATATCTTTGCCGGTATGCTCGGATTTCATACCGATAAAGAGTTCTTTGATGTCAGTGAGAGTGAACGTGCTGCAGTTGAACAGCCGGTCAACGTAAAGTTTTAG
- a CDS encoding TIM44-like domain-containing protein: MVQTIFVALELFARAGGGGSGGSSGGGGDGDGDGIVFLALVGYVPTHGLGAFLRRKLPSESGAASLLAHVITWPLAIIWAIACFAMFGSGFFGSIVALGAIVGAPAGLFNWFSEVLKQSAEVKQRLKRAAANDPMWDEAQLVDFAKQTFMRYQYDWSRQDTESMKQYMTEDYHYHASLFIYTLQLMQRTNTVEDIVIDEAVVVQVHDDQNDANDRVTIGITARAKDTLINTAANTAIFTDSNSFTEYWTFARSGSTWLLADIGQATADMAAYNNELAAFAAQNNYCYSVDMGWLFIPERGQLFGQAKFGVSDINNHAVGLYKESLLVQLYTYAAFNGARPRVIAQVNVPKTYGNIIVHRKRSSSINTRGLERIETEWIQFNQQYEVYASNAEQATSFELLNPTYMEQLAALPFAVTIEVVDNVIYLYTDERGTDVATYGIMLDLVHKAFKELRL; this comes from the coding sequence ATGGTTCAGACTATCTTTGTAGCCCTTGAGCTTTTTGCGCGTGCAGGCGGCGGCGGGTCTGGCGGCTCTTCAGGAGGCGGCGGAGATGGCGATGGAGATGGGATTGTCTTTCTTGCGCTAGTCGGCTACGTGCCGACGCATGGACTTGGCGCATTTTTACGCCGCAAATTACCATCAGAGTCTGGCGCTGCATCGTTGCTCGCCCATGTGATTACATGGCCGTTGGCTATTATATGGGCGATTGCGTGTTTCGCGATGTTTGGCAGCGGCTTCTTTGGCTCTATTGTCGCATTAGGAGCAATTGTTGGCGCGCCAGCTGGCTTATTTAATTGGTTTAGCGAAGTGCTGAAGCAGTCGGCGGAGGTCAAACAGCGGCTCAAGCGAGCAGCGGCAAACGATCCAATGTGGGATGAGGCGCAGCTTGTTGATTTTGCTAAACAGACATTTATGCGCTATCAATACGATTGGTCGCGTCAAGATACCGAGTCAATGAAACAATACATGACTGAAGATTATCACTACCACGCATCACTCTTTATTTATACGTTACAATTAATGCAACGTACGAACACAGTGGAAGATATCGTGATTGATGAAGCAGTTGTTGTGCAGGTTCACGATGACCAAAATGATGCAAATGACCGAGTGACAATAGGTATTACGGCGCGCGCTAAAGATACGCTTATCAACACGGCGGCGAACACGGCGATTTTCACGGACAGCAATTCATTCACGGAATATTGGACGTTTGCGCGCAGCGGCTCAACGTGGCTGCTTGCTGATATCGGTCAGGCAACAGCGGATATGGCTGCCTATAATAATGAGCTGGCGGCATTCGCGGCGCAGAATAATTACTGTTATAGCGTTGATATGGGTTGGTTATTTATACCGGAGCGCGGACAATTGTTTGGACAGGCGAAGTTTGGCGTCTCAGATATTAACAACCACGCTGTGGGGCTATATAAAGAGTCGCTGTTAGTGCAATTGTATACATACGCTGCATTTAATGGTGCGCGGCCGCGGGTAATTGCGCAGGTGAATGTGCCGAAAACGTATGGTAATATCATCGTACACCGCAAACGGAGTTCAAGCATTAATACGCGTGGATTAGAACGTATCGAAACCGAGTGGATTCAATTTAACCAGCAGTATGAAGTGTATGCGTCAAACGCTGAGCAGGCGACAAGTTTTGAGCTGCTTAACCCAACGTATATGGAGCAGCTCGCGGCGCTGCCGTTCGCGGTGACGATTGAAGTGGTAGATAACGTAATCTATCTCTATACCGATGAGCGTGGCACCGATGTTGCGACCTACGGCATAATGCTTGATTTGGTGCATAAAGCATTCAAAGAACTACGGCTGTAG
- a CDS encoding glycosyltransferase family 4 protein produces MHIAIDARVINSGTGTYVVKLLEYLQQIDHENSYSVLVRAKDKHYWKPVNPHFTVRVAEFDNYSFAEQIGFKRYLDTLKPDLVHFCMPQQPILYRGKHVTTVHDMTLFKTYNSDKNWLLYHAKQLVGRFVFKRVAHTSSHIIAISETTKREFQAFTNVPDDNITVIYESGEVCKGTLKPYHELPFHSFIMYIGQQPDYKNLRRLAAAHQQLLKKYSDLGLVFVGRMNRDTKINKAFYEKQSYHNIHFTGFLPDEQRDWLLTKTAAYVFPSLMEGFGLPPLEAMAYGTPVVSSNASCMPEILGDAAEYFDPLDTDDMAAAIERVITNPKRRRALIKKGTAQVAKYSWRRMAEETHAVYMKVLQP; encoded by the coding sequence ATGCATATCGCAATTGACGCACGCGTCATTAACTCTGGCACAGGCACATACGTCGTCAAGCTACTGGAATATTTGCAGCAAATTGACCATGAAAATTCCTATAGCGTACTCGTACGCGCCAAGGATAAGCACTACTGGAAACCGGTGAATCCTCATTTCACCGTGCGTGTAGCGGAGTTTGACAACTATTCATTTGCCGAGCAGATCGGCTTCAAGCGTTATCTTGATACGCTCAAACCGGATTTAGTGCACTTTTGCATGCCGCAACAACCGATCCTATACCGCGGCAAGCACGTTACAACTGTGCATGATATGACGTTATTCAAAACCTACAATTCCGACAAAAATTGGCTGCTATACCACGCTAAGCAACTCGTCGGGCGCTTCGTGTTTAAGCGTGTAGCACATACGAGTAGCCATATTATCGCAATATCCGAGACAACTAAGCGCGAATTCCAAGCGTTTACTAACGTTCCCGACGATAACATTACCGTGATTTACGAGTCAGGCGAAGTCTGTAAAGGCACGTTAAAGCCATACCACGAGCTACCATTTCATAGCTTTATTATGTATATCGGGCAACAACCAGACTATAAAAATTTACGACGTTTAGCGGCCGCACATCAGCAATTACTGAAAAAATACTCTGATCTGGGACTGGTGTTTGTTGGGCGCATGAATCGCGACACGAAGATTAATAAGGCATTTTATGAAAAACAAAGCTATCACAATATTCATTTCACAGGATTCTTGCCCGACGAACAACGCGACTGGCTACTCACGAAAACTGCTGCATATGTTTTTCCATCGCTCATGGAAGGGTTTGGCTTGCCGCCACTTGAAGCAATGGCATACGGTACGCCAGTCGTTAGCAGCAATGCGTCATGTATGCCCGAGATTTTAGGCGATGCCGCCGAATATTTCGATCCGCTTGATACCGACGATATGGCCGCTGCAATTGAACGTGTCATTACTAATCCAAAAAGACGCCGCGCGCTCATTAAAAAAGGCACAGCGCAAGTCGCCAAGTATTCCTGGCGGCGTATGGCGGAAGAAACGCATGCGGTGTATATGAAAGTGCTACAGCCGTAG
- a CDS encoding GtrA family protein, which translates to MKNNKIIRFGIVGAINTALDFGLLFLFTHLGLPKIASNTLSTGLAFGFSFFANKKYTFRSSGGSIKHEIVLFTIVTLFGLWVLQNGVIWLFSPLCTAVLHNESFALLAAKLAGTIVSLTWNYLTYDLLVFRKDTA; encoded by the coding sequence ATAAAAAACAATAAAATCATTCGCTTCGGTATCGTCGGTGCAATCAATACTGCACTTGATTTTGGATTGCTCTTCTTATTCACGCATCTTGGGCTGCCAAAAATCGCCAGCAATACCCTGTCGACAGGGTTAGCCTTTGGTTTTAGTTTCTTTGCCAACAAAAAATACACTTTTCGTTCAAGCGGCGGCAGCATTAAACATGAAATAGTGCTATTTACCATCGTTACCCTGTTCGGACTGTGGGTGTTGCAAAACGGTGTTATCTGGCTGTTCTCGCCATTGTGCACTGCAGTGCTACATAACGAATCGTTTGCGCTTCTCGCTGCAAAACTCGCTGGTACGATCGTATCGCTTACCTGGAATTATCTTACCTATGATCTATTAGTATTTCGAAAGGATACCGCATAA
- a CDS encoding glycosyltransferase family 2 protein: MKKTISVLIPAYNEQAVLAALFERLDALTASVKGYNFEFLFVNDGSRDETLEIIKRYAKTNRHVSYINLSRNFGKEIAMIAGIDHAQGDALVIIDADLQDPPELIPDMIKLWEQGYDDVYARRKSRDGETWLKKKTSQWYYKLLQSSTTIPIQVDTGDFRLLDRRCIDALKQFRESQRNTKAMFSWIGYKKKEIFYDRDPRIAGETKWNYRKLINLAIDGVTSFTTAPLRMSSILGMIISCGAFLYILYLLIRPLFGVPTGAGYSSLMAVILFLGGVQMIFLGIIGEYIGRIFNETKQRPLYLIEEYHQAHDKKQ, encoded by the coding sequence ATGAAGAAGACTATCTCTGTCCTCATTCCTGCCTACAACGAGCAAGCTGTGCTTGCAGCACTTTTTGAGCGGCTTGACGCGCTTACGGCATCGGTCAAGGGCTATAATTTCGAGTTTCTTTTTGTCAACGACGGCAGCCGCGATGAAACGCTTGAGATCATCAAACGATACGCCAAAACTAACCGTCATGTATCATATATCAATCTATCGCGCAATTTTGGTAAAGAGATCGCTATGATTGCCGGCATTGACCACGCACAAGGAGATGCGCTCGTCATCATTGACGCCGACTTGCAAGACCCGCCCGAGCTAATCCCCGACATGATCAAGCTATGGGAACAAGGATACGACGACGTCTACGCACGCCGCAAGAGCCGCGATGGCGAGACCTGGCTTAAAAAGAAAACGTCACAGTGGTACTACAAGCTGTTGCAATCATCAACCACGATCCCAATCCAAGTTGACACCGGCGATTTCCGCCTGCTTGATCGCCGCTGCATTGATGCGCTTAAACAATTTCGCGAGTCGCAGCGCAACACCAAGGCAATGTTCAGCTGGATCGGCTATAAAAAGAAAGAGATTTTTTACGACCGCGACCCGCGCATCGCCGGCGAAACGAAGTGGAATTACCGCAAACTTATTAATCTAGCAATCGACGGCGTCACTAGCTTTACCACTGCGCCTCTACGAATGTCGTCGATTTTGGGAATGATTATATCATGCGGTGCATTTTTGTATATTCTTTATCTGTTAATCAGGCCGCTATTCGGCGTACCTACTGGCGCTGGCTATTCATCGCTAATGGCAGTAATTTTGTTTCTAGGCGGCGTGCAAATGATCTTTCTCGGCATCATCGGCGAGTATATCGGCCGGATTTTCAACGAGACAAAACAACGCCCGCTCTACCTCATTGAGGAGTATCATCAAGCGCATGATAAAAAACAATAA